A window of Puniceicoccus vermicola genomic DNA:
TCAATCCCTTTTTCGCTCATACCAGGCTTTTTCGCATCCTTTTTGCAGATCGATTCCGTTCAAGAGCATGGTCACCGCTTCCGGCTTGAGGCTGAGCTTCTTGCCGTCACTGCCCAAAGGCCAACTGAATCGGCCCTTCTCCAGGCGCTTGGCAAAAACCCAGGCCCCGGTCCCATCCCAATAAAGAGCCTTCAGCCGGTTGCGCGCCTTGTTCGTGAACAGGTAAAGCTTCCCCTCCATGGGATCTTCGAAAAGATGCTGCTCGACCACTGCCCACAGTCCATTGAAGCTTTTGCGCATATCGGTCGGCTCTACCGCCAGCACCACCCGCAGCGAATGAGGTAACGAGAGCACCGCTCACCCCCGGATTCGTTCGATTAACCTCCACAGAGCGTCCTCGTCGCCGGTTCGCACCACGAGCCCTCCACCAAGATCGAGCTCGAAACCGCTCTCCGATGCCGATCCGAAGGGAACGACCATCTCCACAAAGTCGCTCCGGTGCGAAGGTCCATTGCGGTCCCTGCTTTTGCGTCTCTGACCCAGCCAGGAAACGAAGGTGTGGTAGTTCACCCCTTCGCGCCGACAAAACTCCTTCTGCGTCAGTCCGCAGCCCTCGTAGGCCTCCAGCAAACGCTCACGTTCGCCATCGGACAGAACCTTACGGCCCCGTGAATCTCGCTTCGGTTCTACCTCAGGTGTCGCTTCAATCGCTT
This region includes:
- the tnpB gene encoding IS66 family insertion sequence element accessory protein TnpB (TnpB, as the term is used for proteins encoded by IS66 family insertion elements, is considered an accessory protein, since TnpC, encoded by a neighboring gene, is a DDE family transposase.), which codes for MLSLPHSLRVVLAVEPTDMRKSFNGLWAVVEQHLFEDPMEGKLYLFTNKARNRLKALYWDGTGAWVFAKRLEKGRFSWPLGSDGKKLSLKPEAVTMLLNGIDLQKGCEKAWYERKRD
- the tnpA gene encoding IS66 family insertion sequence element accessory protein TnpA; this translates as MEAIEATPEVEPKRDSRGRKVLSDGERERLLEAYEGCGLTQKEFCRREGVNYHTFVSWLGQRRKSRDRNGPSHRSDFVEMVVPFGSASESGFELDLGGGLVVRTGDEDALWRLIERIRG